The DNA sequence AGCTCGTACCATTCGGGGAGGTCTAAATTCGTTGTAATTATCGTGGAGACGCGGCTATATCTCTGGTCCATCAGACGGAAGAAGGCATTCGATTGCTCGGGCTTGAGGGTCAGGTATCCGAGCTCGTCAATCAACAGGGGCTGGAAGCGCGCGAGTTGGCTGAGGAGCTTGGGGGTCGAACGATCGGCGAGCGAAGCGTAGAGTTCGTCGAGCAGTTCCTGGGCGTTGTAGAAGCGGCCCGCGTGGCCGTTGAGGCAGGCCTCGCGCAACAGGGCAATGGCGATCCCGGTCTTGCCGGTGCCGGGTCGGCCGATGAGCAGTAGATTCTCGTTGCGGCGCAGGAAGTCGAGTCCCGCCAAGGAGCGGATCTGGCCCGGGTCGACACCGGGCTGGCGATCGAAGGGGAAGGAGTCCAAGGTCCAGCGCCATGGCAGTTTGGCCTGAGTCAGGCGGTAGGCCAGGCTCTTCTCGCGCCGGGCGGCTTCTTCCTCGACCAGCAGGCGGCAGAGCAGTTCCGCCGGCGGCGAGCCTTCGCGCTCGGCACGATCCAGTTCGGCATCCAGTGCGCCGTCGATCCCCCGCAGGCGGAGCGTGGCGAGCCGTTGGTGGAGCTGCTCACGCGTCGTCATAGCCATCGATGTTCAGCGCGAAGAAATCCCCGGCGACTTGTTGCAGGATGAGTTTCTCCAGACGCCCCAGATCATACAGACCGAAGTGCGCCGCCTGCCGCACGGCCGCTGCGAAAGCCTCTTTGGGGTAGGTGCGTTTGAGCTCCAGCAGACGCCGCAAGGCCCGTGCAGCGCGGCCGTGGCCGCGCTGCTTGAGGGCCCGAGCGTAGGCCCCAAGCTCGGGATCATCGCGCAGTAGTTGCGCTTCGATTCCCGGGGCGCGGTTCACCCGGACCGGAGTGGGATGGTGTCCAGGCAAAGTACTCCTCGCATCGCGCTGGCCGATCAAGCGCGGATGGGTGGCGACCGGGATACCGCGGTGGTGGATATGGATCTGTGCGGGATGCTTGTAGACCGTCACCGTCTGGCCGACGAGGCGTTCGGGTGTCGAGTAGCGGTTCGAGTCGACCGAG is a window from the Gemmatimonadaceae bacterium genome containing:
- the istB gene encoding IS21-like element helper ATPase IstB, with the protein product MAMTTREQLHQRLATLRLRGIDGALDAELDRAEREGSPPAELLCRLLVEEEAARREKSLAYRLTQAKLPWRWTLDSFPFDRQPGVDPGQIRSLAGLDFLRRNENLLLIGRPGTGKTGIAIALLREACLNGHAGRFYNAQELLDELYASLADRSTPKLLSQLARFQPLLIDELGYLTLKPEQSNAFFRLMDQRYSRVSTIITTNLDLPEWYELFNKKPLVDALLDRLQHRCITIRIDGPSLRSPEPPSSPAAEHPPKSSRHRSTHPK